CCGGCGAACGGTCGCTGCGGCGGGCCGCCGGTGTTGACCGGGCCGCCGACCTCGCGCTCGGCGGCGATGCGCAGGCCCTTGAGGTCGTCGGCGATGCGGAAGACGGCCACGTAGAATTCACAGAAGGAGCGCCACAGCAGGACCAGGGCGAAACAGATCAGCACCCCGGCCACGGCCAGCGGAATGGCCAGCAGCTTGCCGACGATTTCCTGCTCCTTCAGGGCCACGCCGATGGCGGCGCCGATCGAGCCGAAGGCGCCCAGGACAATGACGCCGAGGCCCGCCCAGTAGATCAAATGGATGACCGGCCCGGTCAGCAGCCGCTCGAAGGTCAGGAGATCCCGCAGCACGTCGCCGGTTTCGCCAGACTTCCGTCTCGATTTCGTAGCCATCCCCGACCTCTTGGGTTGCAGCCTTTAGATACGCCGGCCGCTCGTTGGCGCATCGCTATCAGCGCAGACGCGTTGCGGCAACAGGCGCCCCGTCGCGACAGCCCCGCGCGTTGACTTCGGGGGGGTCGCTGCTTAAGTCTCCCGCGCGCTCGAAATGCGGTTTTCTGGCGTGTTCCCGGGCGTTTTCGCCCCGCCAGTCACTATTGCACGGACCTTATCCCTACATGCTCGGCTTCGCTCGCAAGCTCTTCGGTTCCGCCAACGACCGCCAGGTCAAGGCCTTCGCCGCCCAGGTCTCCAAGATCAACGCCCTCGAGCCGGCGATGTCCGCCCTCAGCGACGAGCAGCTCCGCGCCAAGACCACCGAGTTCAAGGACCGCCTGGCCAAGGGCGAAACCCTCGATGCGCTGCTGGTCGAAGCCTTCGCCGTGGTCCGCGAGGCTTCCAAGCGGGTGCTGGGCCAGCGGCACTACGACGTGCAGATGGTCGGCGGCATGATCCTGCACAAAGGCGGCATCGCCGAGATGCGAACCGGCGAGGGCAAGACCCTGGTCGCCACCCTGCCAACCTACCTCAATGCGC
The nucleotide sequence above comes from Caulobacter sp. NIBR1757. Encoded proteins:
- a CDS encoding DUF4282 domain-containing protein, yielding MATKSRRKSGETGDVLRDLLTFERLLTGPVIHLIYWAGLGVIVLGAFGSIGAAIGVALKEQEIVGKLLAIPLAVAGVLICFALVLLWRSFCEFYVAVFRIADDLKGLRIAAEREVGGPVNTGGPPQRPFAG